One Oryza brachyantha chromosome 3, ObraRS2, whole genome shotgun sequence DNA segment encodes these proteins:
- the LOC102719469 gene encoding probable small nuclear ribonucleoprotein G, with translation MSRSGQPPDLKKYMDKKLQIKLNANRVVIGTLRGFDQFMNLVVDNTVEVNGNDKTDIGMVVVRGNSVVMIEALEPVAKSQ, from the exons ATGAGCCGGTCGGGGCAGCCACCGGATCTCAAGAA GTACATGGACAAGAAGCTTCAGA TCAAGCTGAATGCAAACCGTGTTGTTATTGGCACACTCCGAGGATTTGATCAGTTCATGAATTTGGTGGTGGACAACACAGTGGAGGTCAATGGAAATGACAAGACTGATATTGGAATGGTG GTTGTCAGGGGGAACAGTGTTGTGATGATAGAGGCACTGGAGCCAGTTGCCAAATCCCAGTGA
- the LOC102714363 gene encoding ubiquitin-like-specific protease ESD4 has protein sequence MGIYLSRLLRKSSTEVCKAPPGDRAKQDLSELFTPLAHEEEREINNILCSSDQSKQIIVMHGPSSIEITKEIIRCLRPGCWLNDEVINLYLELLKERAERDSKKFLKCHFFNTFFYNKLACGEAGYDYQSVRRWTARLGYGLLECEKIFVPIHRGVHWCLAIINMKDKTFQYLDSLGCVDHGVLRILVDTSSWLEISDYIPLQQNRWDCGMFMLKFIDFHSRGVGLYFNQENMEYFRKRTAKEILRLRVD, from the exons ATGGGCATCTATCTCTCGCGGCTGCTCCGGAAGAGCTCTACCGAAGTTTGTAAGGCGCCGCCAGGCGATAGAGCCAAGCAG GATCTAAGTGAACTTTTTACACCTCTCGCACATGAAGAAGAACGTGaaataaacaacattttgTGTAGTAGTGATCAAAG TAAGCAAATAATAGTAATGCACGGGCCTTCCAGTATTGAGATTACTAAAGAGATAATCAGGTGCTTGAGACCTGGTTGTTGGTTAAATGATGAG GTCATCAATTTGTACCTTGAATTGTTAAAAGAGAGGGCAGAAAGAGactcaaaaaaattcttgaaaTGCCACTTCTTTAATACATTCTTTTATAACAAG CTTGCTTGTGGAGAAGCTGGTTATGACTATCAGTCTGTCAGAAGATGGACAGCCCGGTTGGGCTATGGGCTTCTTGAGTGTGAGAAA ATCTTTGTTCCAATACATAGGGGTGTGCATTGGTGCCTTGCAATAATAAACATGAAGGATAAGACTTTTCAATATCTTGATTCGTTGGGTTGTGTGGACCATGGTGTGCTGAGGATACTG GTGGACACTAGTTCATGGCTGGAAATATCAGATTATATTCCTTTGCAGCAGAATAG GTGGGATTGTGGTATGTTTATGCTAAAGTTCATTGATTTCCACAGCAGAGGTGTTGGCCTGTACTTTAATCAG GAAAACATGGAATACTTTAGGAAGCGAACAGCAAAGGAGATACTGAGATTAAGAGTTGACTGA
- the LOC102719089 gene encoding protein ELF4-LIKE 3-like: MDGDTLSAAAAMAADGKVLQAFQTSFVQVQRLLDQNRALISEINQNHESKVPGDLSRNVGLIRELNDNIRRVVDLYADLSSLFAASSGGGPAASEGGSVGTVRHAGHKRVRSAHLD; this comes from the coding sequence ATGGACGGCGACACgctgtcggcggcggcggcgatggcggcggacgGGAAGGTGCTGCAGGCGTTCCAGACGAGCTTCGTGCAGGTGCAGAGGCTGCTGGACCAGAACCGGGCGCTGATCAGCGAGATCAACCAGAACCACGAGTCCAAGGTCCCCGGCGACCTCTCCCGCAACGTCGGCCTCATCCGCGAGCTCAACGACAAcatccgccgcgtcgtcgacctCTACGCcgacctctcctccctcttcgccgcctcctccggcggcggccccgccgcctccgaggGCGGCTCCGTCGGCACCGTCCGCCACGCCGGCCACAAGCGGGTCAGGTCGGCCCACCTCGACTGA
- the LOC102714086 gene encoding uncharacterized protein LOC102714086 isoform X1 yields MEIGERRGFPGMLGSIDCMHWHWKKCPYAWKGMYTRGDHGVPTIILEAVASHDRWIWHAFFGIAGSNNDINVLNQSHLFVEKLRGEAPEVQYSINGRQYNIGYYLADGIYPEWPVFVKSIREPQTEKHKIFAQHQEGARKDVECAFGILQSRFSILRRPTRLYEQGDLEHIMLACIILHNMIIEYEKNIEQIPLDLNEEANKYFVQEATISHGENPEMEDVLNRNIALHDRQVYKQLQSDLIDHIWQKFGNSNRQNN; encoded by the coding sequence ATGGAAATTGGTGAGCGTCGTGGGTTCCCTGGCATGCTAGGGAGTATTGATTGTATGCATTGGCACTGGAAAAAATGCCCTTATGCATGGAAGGGGATGTATACCCGCGGTGATCACGGTGTACCTACGATCATTCTAGAGGCAGTTGCTTCGCATGATCGTTGGATATGGCATGCCTTTTTTGGTATTGCTGGATCCAACAATGATATCAATGTGCTTAACCAATCACATTTGTTTGTTGAGAAGCTGAGAGGAGAAGCTCCTGAGGTGCAGTACTCTATCAATGGAAGGCAATATAATATTGGTTATTATCTAGCGGATGGCATATATCCAGAGTGGCCGGTTTTCGTGAAGTCTATACGTGAACCACAAAccgaaaaacataaaatttttgcacAACACCAGGAAGGGGCAAGGAAGGATGTTGAATGCGCCTTTGGCATTTTGCAGTCTCGCTTTTCTATTTTACGTCGACCAACACGTCTATACGAACAAGGAGATCTTGAGCATATCATGCTTGCTTGTATAATCCTCCACAACATGATAATTGAATATGAGAAGAACATAGAGCAAATTCCACTTGATTTGAATGAGGAAGccaacaaatattttgttcaaGAAGCTACAATTTCTCATGGAGAAAATCCGGAGATGGAAGATGTACTTAATAGAAACATTGCCTTACATGATCGGCAAGTGTACAAACAACTACAATCTGATTTGATTGATCATATTTGGCAAAAGTTTGGAAATTCAAATAGGCAAAATAATTAG
- the LOC102714635 gene encoding uncharacterized protein LOC102714635, with amino-acid sequence MPAPSALPPRRCAFTTPQPSAPTPPLLLPSAARLSRRSRPRPRTTPPRQLVAAVRAKSKDEASFTDRILDYIEGGPKLRRWYGAPDLLPKDGVAKDEEDETSDIEEPRDAVLVTNGDSEIGQMVILSLILKRARIKALVKDKRSTEEAFGTYVECMVGNLEDKSFTKKALRGVRAVICPADDGFFSDLMDFKGVQHIVLLSQLSVYRGSGGLQAIMNSNLRKLAERDEEVVLASNIPSTIIRTGSMQSTPGGERGFDFTEGAAAKGRMSKEDAATICVEALEYIPQTAFIFEVANGDEKVTDWKAWFAERMNTATS; translated from the exons ATGCCTGCGCCTAGCGCCCTTCCCCCCCGCCGCTGCGCCTTCACCACCCCGCAGCCTTCGGCTCCCactccgccgctgctgctacCATCCGCCGCGAGACTCTCTAGGAGGtcgaggccgaggccgaggaCTACGCCGCCCCGCCAGCTTGTGGCCGCTGTCCGGGCCAAGAGCAAGGACGAGGCCAGCTTCACCGACCGCATCCTCGACTACATCGAAG GGGGTCCAAAGTTGAGGAGGTGGTATGGAGCACCGGATTTGCTTCCCAAGGATGGCGTTGCTAAGGATGAGGAAGATGAAACCTCAG ATATCGAGGAGCCTCGAGATGCTGTGTTAGTCACCAATGGTGATAGCGAGATTGGACAG ATGGTGATATTATCATTAATCCTGAAAAGGGCCAGAATAAAAGCTTTAGTGAAGGATAAACGGTCCACTGAAGAAGCATTTGGAACTTACGTGGAG TGCATGGTTGGTAATTTGGAAGATAAGTCCTTCACAAAGAAAGCACTAAGGGGTGTTCGTGCTGTAATTTGTCCAGCTGAT GATGGTTTCTTCTCTGATTTGATGGATTTCAAGGGTGTCCAACACATTGTTCTGCTATCCCAG CTCTCTGTCTACAGAGGCAGCGGTGGTCTCCAAGCAATTATGAATAGCAACCTGCGAAAGCTAGCTGAGAGGGATGAAGAAGTGGTTCTTGCATCCAACATCCCATCTACTATAATCAGGACTGGTTCTATGCAAAGTACTCCTGGTGGCGAGAGAGGTTTTGATTTTACGGAG GGTGCAGCAGCCAAGGGAAGAATGAGCAAAGAAGATGCGGCTACAATCTGTGTGGAGGCCCTAGAGTACATTCCCCAGACCGCATTCATTTTTGAG GTAGCTAATGGTGACGAAAAAGTTACTGACTGGAAGGCATGGTTTGCGGAGCGGATGAACACGGCAACAAGTTAA
- the LOC102714086 gene encoding uncharacterized protein LOC102714086 isoform X2, translated as MSHQPPSDAEPHADDGCIDPEDLYTIDEFLAEQEVLEDMQDAMVAELSHDIEVLEKGRKRNSGPRRYLSRPREEANQRLMEDYFMQNPIYNSTIFRRRFRMRRPLFVRIVDALDDAVHHDGFWRTCEPT; from the exons ATGTCTCACCAACCACCGAGTGATGCTGAACCTCATGCTGATGATGGCTGCATAGACCCAGAAGATCTATACACAATTGATGAATTTCTAGCAGAGCAAGAAGTATTAGAAGATATGCAAGACGCAATGGTTGCAGAATTGAGTCATGACATTGAAGTGCTAGAAAAAGGGAGGAAACGAAACAGTGGCCCAAGGAGATATCTGTCGAGGCCTCGTGAAGAAGCCAATCAGCGGCTTATGGAAGATTATTTCATGCAGAATCCTATCTACAATTCTACGATTTTTCGTAGAAGGTTTAGGATGAGGAGGCCCCTGTTTGTACGCATTGTCGATGCACTCG ATGATGCTGTGCACCATGATGGCTTCTGGAGGACTTGTGAACCTACCTGA